In the genome of Daucus carota subsp. sativus chromosome 9, DH1 v3.0, whole genome shotgun sequence, the window GTTTTGTAATGAAAAGTATAAGGTTTTGTCACCTCTCCAACTCTCTCTCCATTAGGGAGGATTTTATTCGCCCAAGTACTTATTTGTTGAGGAGAAACTGATCCAATTCGGAGTTGTTGATGTTTATACTGATCAATCATAGAAGAAAAGTTGGGATTCATTCCGATTAAGCTTCCTTCCTTTTAATCTTGAAAGTTTTCTCAGATACAAAGAAATGATTCAGTTCCAGAGCCAAAGATCGTAGTTCTCGAACGAGTAATCGAAAGGATTCTGGAGCATCCTCAGGATTAGGTATTGCTCCTCCAATGATAGTAGTACCAAGTACTTCCTGGCGAGCTCTAATATGATCCGATTTATAAGTAAGCATCTCTTGTAAAATATAAGCAACACCAAATCCTTCTAGAGCCCAAACCTCCATCTCTCCTACCCGCTGCCCACCTTGCTTAGCCCTTCCTCTGAGGGGTTGTTGTGTAACAAGTGCATAATGTCCGCTGGACCGTCCATGGATTTTATCATCAACTTGATGAATTAATTTCAAGATATAAGGCTTTCCTATTATAACAGGTTGTTCAAAAGGATCCCCCGTTCTTCCATCAAATATTCTGCTTTTTCCCGGATACTCGGGTTCAAATACCCATGGAGTCGCCGTTTGCTTACTGGCTTGATATAATTCAGAAAACACTAGTTTTCTCGAAGCTTCTTGTTCATATCTTTCATCAAAAGGGGCTATTCGATAATGTCTGTCTAGTAGACCCCCAGCTAACCCGAGTGAACATTCAAATATCTGTCCTACATTCATTCGGGAAGGTACTCCTAATGGGTTGAAGACCATATCAACAGGTCTTCCATCTTGCAAATAAGGCATATCTTGTCTAggcaaaatttttgaaattataccCTTATTTCCATGTCTTCCAGCTACTTTATCGCCTACCTTAATTTCACGTTTCTGTAAAATATATACACGAATCGTTTCTGGATTATAACTAGAACCTACCCTTTTCTGGATCCATCTCACATCAATAACTCGACCCCTACCGCCTATAGGTAGTTTTAGACAAGTTTCTTTTGAAGTAGATACCTGAATGCCAAGTATGGCTCGTAACAATCTATCCTCCGGGGCATACGACGATTCTTTCACCATTTGGGGCGTTAATTTACCTACTAAAATCTCACCCGTTTCTACCCAAGATCCCAGCATTACAATTCCGTTTTTGTCTAAATTGCGTAGTAAATGAGCTTCTAAATGCGGTATTTCCCTAGTGACCCTTTCGGGGCCTTGGCTTGTCACATGAGTTTGAATTTCATATTTTCGTATGTGAAAAGAAGTATAAATATCTTCATAAACCAAACGCTCGCTAATGAGCACTGCATCTTCAAAATTGTAACCTTCCCACGGCATATAAGCTACTAATACGTTTTTCCCCAAAGCGAGTTCGCCACCAATTGTAGCGGCGCAATAGGCTAAGATTTGTCCTTTTTTAATGTATTTACCCCTCTGAACCTGGGGTTTTTGATGCATACAAGTATTTTTGTTGGAACGTTGATACATAACTAATGGAATGTTTAGAGTATCTCCATTACCCGATAAAAGGATCTTGTCAGTATCGGTATAAATGACCTTTCCTTCATGTTCGGCGATAGCAAGAACCCCTGAATCTAGAGCCGCCTGGCGTTCCAACCCAGTTCCAACAATACACTTCTCGGATCGAGAAAGAGGAACTGCTTGACGTTGCATATTCGAACTCATTAAAGTCCGATTCGCATcatttggcccgtgctacgcacacggtattgattctttgatttttatcgacttaatctatactttgctttaaaaaaaaaacttaatctaTACTTTATGTCGTGATTAACCCCAAATCTGGCGGGTAATCAGCGcaatcaaattatttattatgagttttaaattatagaattataaatgtttattagcattttgtctcgtgctacgcacacgtgtatgttttttgtttttttatcgagttaacctatacatttttattaacaaacagtatgatatgagatataagttatgaaagcaacgtacgtaagagtcaaaatactcgagttttgTTATTAGCGAacagtacgttgtagatgttaaaaataatatatacaaatgtcgattgaaaaaataaaatcacgcaacaaaaattataacgacgcggactatataaatctttgtatttagaaatatatataattattaacttaacctgattatgcagattacagagcttccatccattcctcaattataaaattaaggtgaatatgctgatgatagagtttcctcccgtccttaataaaaattgataaatatgttaagaaataattaaccttaaagtaatacatcaattagggaatacatatgtattcataatttagttacattactaaaattatataatgctaTAATTATCgcatatattgaaaattgatactaagagaatatacgtgataaatatttataatggaatagattctgtattgattttataacggaatagatttttcattaatatcgttacaataaccaaatatttaatataataataatatttcatgtttggaataaaaatttatatgttcatgaatctatgatcaaatcattatttgtatagttaaaataataaaaaaatattcgataattgtttctaaaacatttataaacgatatgaaaaatagtaatgactatataattaaaataggcGACGCctcgaatcttaaataaaacaacaaaaactataataaactatatgtaaaaattttattatttagttatttaaatgaaaattttctcatttatgaaaaatttatttaaataaaaatatacatgtagcATTTTCGCctgtgctacgcacacgggtatgattttttttatctagttaaactataaattttttattaacaaacagtatgatatgagatataagttatgaaaactAACGTATGTAAcattcaaaatactcgagttatgttattgacgatcaaTACGTTGCaaatgttaaaattaatatatacgaatgtcagtttaaaaaaaatcacacaacgGAAATTATGACGAcacggactatataaatctttgaatttagaaacataaataattataaacttaacctgattatacgtattataaaacttccatccattccttaattatagaattaaggtgaatatgttgagaaataattagccttaaagtaatacatcaataaaggaatacatatgtagtcataattcagttacatacTAAAACTATACATATGCTATAATTATTgcctattgaaaattgataataagaggatatacatcataaatatctacaatggaatagattctgcattgattttataacggaacagatttttcattagtatcattaatataaccaaatatttaatataataatatttcgtgtttggaataaaaatttatatcttcatggatctatgatcaaatcattatttgtatagttaaaataataaaaaaaaatattcggtaattgtttctaaaatatttataaaagacataaaaatagtaatgactataaaattaaaatttcttggcGATGCgtcgaatcttaaataaaataacaaaaatataataaattatatgtaaaaattttattgttaagttatttaaatgaaaatttgctcatttatgaaaaatttatttaaataaaaatatactcgtaGCATTTTGGCCCTTGCTACGCGCAcgagtatgattttttgtttttttatctagttgaactatacattttttattaacaaacagtataatatgagatataagttatgaaaggcaacgtatgtaagagtcaaaatactcgagttatgttattgacgatcagtacgttgtagatgttaaagataatatatacaaatatcgattgaaaaaaaataaactcaTGCAACAGAAATTATGAGGACGCgaactatataaatctttgtatttagaacataaataattataaacacttaacctgattatgcgtaTTATAATTCTTCCATCCATActtcattataaaattaaggtgaatatgcaaaTGATAGAGTATTCTCccttccttaataaaaattgataaataagttaagaaataattaaccttaaggtaatacatcaataaagaaatacatatgtagtcataattcagttacattactaaaattatatgctacgattATTGCCTGtaatgaaaattgataataagaagaGATATACGCGATAAACatctataatggaatagattctgtattgattttataccggaatagatttttaattagtgtcattaatataaataaatatttaatataataataataattcatgtttggaataaaaatttataattttatggatCTATCAtcgaatcattatttgtatagttaaataatcaaaaatattaggtaatatgttccaaaatatttataaaagatatgaaaatagtaatgattgtataattaaaatttcttggcGTCGTCTAAAGGCGACGCCtcgaatgttaaataaaataacaaaaaatataataaactatatgtaaaatttttattatgaagttatttaaatgaaaatatgctcatttatgaaatttttatttaaataaaaatatactcgtagcattttggcccgtgctacgcacacggatataattttttgttttttaatctagttaaactatacaatttttattaataaacagtatgatataagatataagttatgaaagacaacgtatgtaagagtcaaaatactcgagttatgttattgacgatcagtgcgttgtagatgttaagcataatatatacgaatgtcgattgaaaaaaaataaaatcacgcaacaaaaattataatgacgcggacgatataaatctttgtgtttagaaacataaatgattataaacttaacctgattagagcatctccaacggtgttggctataatcgttggctaaattggacctgtaagatattatgtaaaatttgctgaacctgtaacacatattgcttcaatggtattggctatactgattggctataatttaaaaatagtatgttattaatattttaaattgttaaaatagaatatatcagtttaatacggtaataaattatgtgtaatcttcctacagatttcttacagacctgtagaggcaaatatagccatccataggaggttggctaaaattatagacaacagattaGTGTGGTTGGAGTGCTATTTTTTCAAAACGTTGGCTATATTCtttaattttggaatgccaactcattttttagccaagggttttgtatggttggagatgctcttatgcgTATCATAAAGCTTCCATCCAtaccttaattataaaattaaggtgaatatgcaaatgatagagtttcctccctcccttaataaaaattgataaataggttaagaaatCAATAACCTTAaggtaatacatcaataaagatatacatatgtagtcatcaTTCAGTTAGATTACTACAATTATATGCTACGATTATTgcttatattgaaaattgataataaaaagatatacgTGATGAACatttataatggaatagattctgtattgattttataacggaatagatttttaattagtatcattaatataatcaaatatttaatataataataatatttcatgtttggaataaaaatttataactttatggatctattatcaaatcattatatgtattgttaaataatcaaaaatatcaggtattattttctaaaatatttataaaagacaccAAAATAATAACGACTAtagaattaaaatttctcggcgtcgcctaacggcgactcctcgaatcttaaataaaataacaaaaaattatagtacaccgtatgtaaatttttttattgtcaagttatttaaataaaaatatgctcctttatcaaatttttatttcaataaaaatatgctcatagcattttggcccgtgctatgcacacgggtatgattttttgatttttttatgtagttaaactatacatttttttattgacaaacggtatgatatgagatataagttcagAAAGGCAGCGTAGGTAACAGTCAAAATacccgagttatgttattggcgatcaaTACGCTGTAGATGTTAAAGgtaatatatacgaatgtcgaatgaaaaaaataaagtcacacaacagaaattataacgacgcgtactatataaatttttgtattttgaaaCATAAATAACAATAAACTTAACCCAGTTATGCAAGTTATAAAGCTTCCTTCCATTccctaattataaaattatggtgAATATGCTGctgatagagtttcctcccgtcctaaataaaaattgataaatatttataacatgatatatttttcattaatatcatcaatataatcaaatatttgatataataatagtatttcatgtttggaataaaaatctataagtttatggatatattattaaatcattatttgtatagttaaaataataaaaaaatattaagtaatttttatctaaaatatttataaaaaaacatgaaaatagtaatgattatataattaaaatttctcggcgtcGCCTAACGGAGATGCCTCATGCCTTaaataaaatagcaaaaaataataataaactgtatgcaaagaattttattgttaagttatttgaaTAAAACGATGCTcgtctatcaaattt includes:
- the LOC135149141 gene encoding DNA-directed RNA polymerase subunit beta-like; amino-acid sequence: MSSNMQRQAVPLSRSEKCIVGTGLERQAALDSGVLAIAEHEGKVIYTDTDKILLSGNGDTLNIPLVMYQRSNKNTCMHQKPQVQRGKYIKKGQILAYCAATIGGELALGKNVLVAYMPWEGYNFEDAVLISERLVYEDIYTSFHIRKYEIQTHVTSQGPERVTREIPHLEAHLLRNLDKNGIVMLGSWVETGEILVGKLTPQMVKESSYAPEDRLLRAILGIQVSTSKETCLKLPIGGRGRVIDVRWIQKRVGSSYNPETIRVYILQKREIKVGDKVAGRHGNKGIISKILPRQDMPYLQDGRPVDMVFNPLGVPSRMNVGQIFECSLGLAGGLLDRHYRIAPFDERYEQEASRKLVFSELYQASKQTATPWVFEPEYPGKSRIFDGRTGDPFEQPVIIGKPYILKLIHQVDDKIHGRSSGHYALVTQQPLRGRAKQGGQRVGEMEVWALEGFGVAYILQEMLTYKSDHIRARQEVLGTTIIGGAIPNPEDAPESFRLLVRELRSLALELNHFFVSEKTFKIKRKEA